The Natator depressus isolate rNatDep1 chromosome 21, rNatDep2.hap1, whole genome shotgun sequence genomic sequence ccaggatCCTAGCTCCCTGACttcagctagggttgccaggtgtctggttttcactcgaaaagggacccttgtggctccagtcagcaccgccaaccgggccattaaaagtctggttggcggtgctGCGGGTCTAAGACAGGCTAGTCCCTATGTGTCCTGGCACCCACTGCGccccgccccgagcactggctccacacgcccattggctgggaaccacggacaatgggagctgggggaggcagtgcctgtgggcgagagcagcAGGCGGAGCCTCCTGgctcccccgcctaggagctgaacctgctggctgcttccggggtgcagcacagagccaggacaggaagggagcctgccttagccctgctgtgttgctgactgggagccccccgaggtaagcctgtgccccaaccccgagccccaacccctgccctaaccccctgtcccagccctgagccctccccccaaacccggaaccccctcctgtaccccaaacccctcgtcCCTGGCCCCATCACAGAGACTGCACCccccatcccaaagccctccccgccacacaccccaaccccctgcctcaacctgcagccccctcctgcatgccaaaatccctcggccccacctcccagcctggagccccctcctgcatcccaaaccctcattcccagagcccacaccccagccggagccctcatcccctcctgcaccctaactccctgccccagcccggagccccctcccacaccctgaacccctcatttctggccccaccccagagcctgcacccccagttagagccctcaccccctcgtgcaccccaaacctctgcctcagcccagtgaaagtgagtgagggtggaggagagcgagccatcaggggaaggggaatgtagtgagtgggggcggggcctctgagcaggggcggggcctctgagcaggggcggggctaggctgtttggttttgtgtgattagaaagttggcaaccctaacttcggcccttcagagctgggactcAAACCCAGGACTCTGGTTTCCCACTCCCATCCACTAACTCTGAGACCACAGAATATGTGAATACATATTTATATGGAAAGCAAGATCGGGGGGACAACTAGTGGTAAAATTGCATTGTATTTCTAGGCAACCATGCAAGATTCAACCCCAGCCATTCCTCCACCTACTCATCCAACGGGCAGACCTTCTCCTTGCAATATGGCAGTGGCAGTCTCACCGGGTTTTTTGGCTATGACACCATGACAGTAAGTGTTGTCAGTCTAGTGATAACTAACAATCATGCGGATCTTTCTGGCCAAAACCTACCGACACAGAGCCCTGGGGTGACACTCTGCCACAAATCCCTAGGCCCTGCCTCCCCTCTCACAATGGAGTTGTTctgagtgagaggagaaccaggccctggGGCAGATTGTGGCTACTAATCCGAGGCCTTTCGTGGTCCCTTAGTACTGGTGTGAGTCACCGCTGAGGAAGCTTCCCTTCACCTTTAGGGCTGTGGTAGCTGCTCAGctccctgtgcccccaccccccactcgtGGAAAGGATGACAAGGAGACCCTTGAATGGCATCAGTGATGCCACTCGGCCATATGACAGCCATGAAGCATTCTACCTCTCCATACCTCAGAGGTTGTATCAgtgggacaaggtgggtgaggtgagaTGTGGTattagatcaacttctgttggtgagagagacaagctttcagccTACCCAAGGCTCTTGTGTAGCTCggaagcatgtctctctcaccaacagaagttggtccagtaaaagctatTCCCTCCCCTACCAGGtctctctcatattctgggactgacacggctacaccACCGCTGCAAACAGGCTTAGTGACACTTTCCCACCCTCTCTTTAGCTCCAGAACATCGCCGTCACCAACCAGGAGTTCGGTCTGAGTGAAAACGAGCCTGGCACCAACTTCATTTATGCTCATTTTGATGGCATTCTGGGTATGGCTTACCCTAGCCTGGCGGTAGGAGGCGCTACCATGGCTTTGCAAGGGATGCTACAGAAAAACCTGCTTTCTCAGCCAATCTTCAGTTTCTATCTGAGCAGGTAATGGAGCAATGGATCCATCCATCTATCCTATTATTTATTTCAGTGCCACGAAATAAAGGCAGTCcaggccccaaagagctcacactgGCTCCTCTCTCTGTGTTTTCTCACGTCTCTCTCCTGGCTTTATCTTTGCTTTTCTTTATCTTTCTTTCCCCCTCTATTTCTCTCTGCCTCAACTATCCATGCTCTCTGTGTGTCTCCTTTCTCTTCTCACTGGTAACATAATCAGCTGTAGAAATTCTAGCCGAGGACGCCATCActtttgataggtttcagagtagcagccattttagtctgtattcgcaaaaagaaaaggagtacttgtggcaccttagagactaacaaatttatttgagcttaagctttcgtgagctacagctcacttcatcagatgcattcagtggaaaatcactTTTGATGTAACCACTGTCAGTTGTGATGGCCCGTGTGGTGCTCCCTTCCTTGCACTCCACTGGTCTTGGCTGTATTGTGTTGTGAATGTAGGTAATGTCAAGAGCCAGAGGGACACGCTTCCTTTGTTTGCGTGTTTACATTTAATTTACCTTGAGTTAAAACCCCAGCCCTCACCCTGTGTTAACTGTCAATCTGTCTCAGACCCATGTGCTTTGTTGAGAAACCAAAGACAATCAAGAATGGGCTTTTCTGTATGCTGATAAATCCTCATCACAAGGCAGGGAATGatgttcttgtctttttaagTCTGGAGAGCTACTGAAAGTCTCTAATCCTGCCGGATATACAGTGTCTTTGGTAGATCATTTAGAGATTACTGTGTGTAGCTGATACTTTCTCTTTGTGCTCACAGCCAGCCAAGCTCTCAGTACGGTGGGGAGGTCGTTTTTGGAGGAGTAGACAGCAGATTTTATTCCGGACAGATCCACTGGGCTCCTGTCACTCAAGAGCTGTACTGGCAGATCGGCATTGATGAGTGAGTTGAGTTTTCGATCCCTGATTTCGAAATCATTCATTGTCTGTAGTGGGCTTCTGCAATTGAACATGTGGGGCGATATCGCTGGGTCTGACCCTTGCACGCAGCTCAGGAGGGGGCTTTATCATCCTCACTATAAAATGCATTGATGCCCCCATGAGCAAGGAAAACTCATGGCTCTAGGGGTTCAAAATAAGGACCTGAATTCTGCCCTTATTTTGACTCATACTTCCCCCACAGAGCTCAGTGGGATTGCAGGCGTCCAACACAAGGCATAACTTGGCCCAAGAGCTAGCACTGGAGCCTGGCTTCCTCGCAGGTAGGCGATGCTGAGTAAGGATCCTTAAGCCATTCGTTTATACGGGGAGCCTCGCACACttggctcaatgtgcagcaaagaGAGTGCATACCACGTTTTCACCGTGAGCCCTGCTGCATTTATCTCCTCCTTAGGTTCGTTATCGGTGGACAGGCAATGGGCTGGTGCAGCCAGGGCTGTCAGGCCATCGTGGACACCAGTACCTCCCTCCTCACCATCCCACAGCAGTTCATGAACTACTTCCTGCAGGGTGTAGGTGCTCAGGAAAATGAGTACGGCGAGGTAGGTGGAGCAGCTGCACTACAGAGTCGCTGATGATAtctctatgccagtggttctcaacccgtggtCCAAGGGCTGCTGGCAgctcaatcagcacacagctgtggcccttGTGACGTCCTCAGGGTCATAGAGGTagcatatatattgtgtggatgatacccacataacacacagagagctgcgtatgcggcccacaatggtaaagaggttgagaaccactgctctatgctcATGGAATGCCAGGAATTGAGAAGCACGGCACAGTGGGCCTGGTGAGGCTGAGTACGGCCCCCTAGGGCTTATGAGAGCCTGGGTGGAGGAAGGAATGAGGCTGATAATCAGCTTTTCTATCTGCTGAAAGTGCCGAGTGCACTGCGGAGGCCGGGGAACCTCCTCATGGTCAGTGCTACAGCATCCCTCCCAGAGTCCCAGCTCTCTGCTGGTACAGGAAGTTCATGTGACCCTGCCTTTCCTTTCACAGTATGTGGTTGACTGCAGCCGTGTCCAGAGCTTGCCCACCATTTCCTTCACCATCAATGGAGTTTCATTTCCTCTGCCTCCCTCGGCCTACATCCTCAGCGTACGTATTATGGGTTTGGAAGGGATGAGCTCCTCTGACGTCTCTTTATAATCTGATCGGCAGAGAGGAGAGCCAGGATTCTTAGCCAGTAGTGGGACTGTGTGGAAATATTTCTGATGATATATCATACAGTGCAGTGCACTGCAGTGCCACCTAGCTAATCACtaggagagggagaaaaattagcaGACATAGGCAAAAGAGAAAAGGGATGTTTCCAGTTGAGACTGGGCTTGAGATGGAGAATCAGTGAAGAGCAGGCACAAAGAGTTAGTTCCAGACTACAGGACTCGGGGCTGCAAAGAATCATGACAGGTGGAACAGAAGAGTAAGAATAACAGATTTCTTTGCACCTgatcctccgctggtgtaaactggtatagcTGCATGGACTGCAATAGAGACTCTGATtccttgtttatataaaatagaCATTTGTGGGCAGTTCAGATAAAGCAATGGTGAGTGTGGTATAAATACCTAGATTGAGAGATACTTGCACTTTTGCCAACTGCAAGCATATAAAGATCATGTGTGAGGCTGTAAATATAATGAAATGCACTTACAAATCCTGAGATCTTTAAACCAATACATTTTgggtgctttttatttgcctttgaaTTCTGAGCCTTCAAGACACATTTGCTtcactttttcaagcttttctttgcaaccaggaGAACTAGAAATgtactttagaaaaaaaaagcttAGACTCTCATGCTTTCTCcagattccagcagctggggctttaaaatcCCCCACCCATATTGAGAGAGTTAGTTAGTTACGGTGCTAGATGGCTGGAAGGATGGATACGAGTGGCCAGGTTGTATGAATAGCTAGAGAGGAGGCTGATGCTACGCAAACAGTGGGTATAAAGAAGGCAGAAGTTTGAGATCTTCTCTCCTTGTGTGTTTGGAGTATGTGAAGCCCCTTGTAGGCGCTGTGgcaatataataaataaataacttgtCAGGCTGGCAGCAACAAGCCTGTggcacattttacagatgagggggGCAGCTTTGAGCTGGCTCCTGCAACGAAGGGGGTGTCAGCAGAGCTGTATGAGCCTGGGGACGCTGCAGTCCCGTTTTTCTTCTCCTTACCCATTGTGTAACGGCCCAGCCTGTCACTTGCATTCTCACAATCCCCACAGAGGGCGCTGAAGTAGGGGGGTGTTTACACGGGTTGGATGTAATTTGTTCAGTTTCCCATCCACCTTGTGCTCATGATGCCCCAACCCTTCTGAGTCTCACTCATCATGTCTTACCTCCTTGGTTCACAGAACAATGGCTACTGCTCCGTTGGGGTTATGCCCACATACTTGCCCTCCCAGAACCGGCAGCCCCTCTGGATCCTGGGAGACGTCTTCCTCAGGCAGTACTACTCCGTCTACGACATGGGCAACAACAGGATCGGTTTTGCCACCGTTGCTTAGACATCCTGACCATCactgagctgggctgggcagcTTGTCTGTTTTTTCCACACTGTTCCTTTCAGTTCCTGTGGACGGATTCTTCTGAACTAACCTTCCTCTgggctctctttttctttctttcaatcaGTAATAATAACCTTTGCTGCAATAAATTGTTAAAATCAATGTATACCTCGAAGTCTGTCTTGATGTTCCTGCCCAGGGGGTGCGAGAGAGCAACACCTATTGCTACAATGCTCAGGGTCTACCTGTAATGGTCCTGCAAGGTCAGATAACAGCAACCAAGCTGACACCCTGCACCTGCCACAAAGAGTTTGGGGGAGGTTATTGGGGTCTCTATAGCTTCAGTCTCTCCATGCTGCAAGCTCCCCTTCCTTTCGCTTTCATGCTCTGCCTCAATATACCATCTTCTCCCCACCCCGTGGATCTTTGCCACCTTGTTGTCTGGAGGAAGGAGACTCTGCTGCCAGGGTCTCAACAGGAGGCCAGTGAAGAGTACAGAAACCTTTGCTTTGCTATCACAGATCAATGGTCACTTCGCTGAGGCAGCAGTGTGATGCACAGAATTGCTTTAAGACCCCCTGCAAACAGCAAAGTGTTTAAGCCCATGCTAAAGTCCCACTGAGGTCCATGTTCACGCCTGGGCTTAAATACATAGCAGAATTGGGACCTCAATGCAGAATTGAGCTGCAAACAGCTTGCACAGCCTCCTCGAACACCTGAGCAGTCGCTGATTGTTCACTAGCCTACGGGAGTGTCTGTTGCTTTTTCACAAATACACAGGAATAATCACGAGCTGTTCCTGAACATTTCACTAACTGTGCCCAAATATTCGAGTGCACGCATGAATGTTTTCATGAATCATTCGTGTATATTTGCAAATAAATTGGAGAGCAGAGCGGGGCAGAGCTTCATGACTTGACTCTGGATTCGAACGTTCCCCAAAGTTTGGAGGTATTGGAATCTATCCCAACCCAGCAACCCCACATCTAGATGTTGCAATGTCCAG encodes the following:
- the LOC141975528 gene encoding gastricsin-like, producing the protein MKWLILALFFLQLSEGLVCRLTLKKGKTIREVMKEKGVLVDYLKHHKPDPASKYRFNEYNVAFEPMVYMDASYYGEISIGTPPQNFLVLFDTGSSNLWVPSTYCQSQACSNHARFNPSHSSTYSSNGQTFSLQYGSGSLTGFFGYDTMTLQNIAVTNQEFGLSENEPGTNFIYAHFDGILGMAYPSLAVGGATMALQGMLQKNLLSQPIFSFYLSSQPSSQYGGEVVFGGVDSRFYSGQIHWAPVTQELYWQIGIDEFVIGGQAMGWCSQGCQAIVDTSTSLLTIPQQFMNYFLQGVGAQENEYGEYVVDCSRVQSLPTISFTINGVSFPLPPSAYILSNNGYCSVGVMPTYLPSQNRQPLWILGDVFLRQYYSVYDMGNNRIGFATVA